One stretch of Scylla paramamosain isolate STU-SP2022 unplaced genomic scaffold, ASM3559412v1 Contig39, whole genome shotgun sequence DNA includes these proteins:
- the LOC135097983 gene encoding uncharacterized protein LOC135097983 isoform X6: MLWSSSVVCAVLMPLSLSRPTTNAIMALPFAKYVIQPFFPNCDLPDDAVRLIWLTVHMLPDSTELLECTSHHQAAGFLHGDQDWCIAHCHHCWHRPPLHGQHWEPPQLLPGHQH; this comes from the exons ATGCTTTGGTCTTCTTCAGTAGTGTGTGCTGTACTGATGCCTCTGTCCCTCTCCAGGCCCACCACCAATGCCATCATGGCGCTGCCCTTTGCCAAGTATGTGATTCAACCGTTCTTCCCCAACTGTGACCTGCCAGACGATGCTGTGCGGCTCATTTGGCTCACTGTCCATAT GCTTCCTGACAGCACTGAATTGCTGGAATGTACGAGTCACCACCAAGCTGCAGGATTTCTTCATGGTGACCAAGATTGGTGCATTGCTCATTGTCATCATTGCTGGCATCGTCCACCTTTGCATGG GCAACACTGGGAACCTCCACAACTCCTTCCAGGGCACCAGCACTGA